GTCGGCGCTCTGGGCGATCGAGCAGTCGAACGGCTTCGAGCTGTTCCTGTTCGTGATCCTCGTCGGCCTGGTCATCATGATGGCCGTCGTCTTCGTGGAGCAGTCGCAGCGGCGCATCCCGGTCCAGTACGCCAAGCGCATGGTCGGGCGTCGGACGTTCGGCGGCAACAACACCTACATCCCGATCAAGGTGAACATGGCCGGCGTCGTGCCCGTCATCTTCGCCTCGTCGCTGCTGTACCTGCCGGCCCTCGTCGCGCAGTTCAACCAGCCCTCGGACGGCTCCGCGCCGGCCGCGTGGGTGACCTGGATCCAGAGCAACCTGACCTCGGGTGACAACTGGTTCTACATGGTCCTGTACTTCCTGCTCATCGTCGGGTTCACCTACTTCTACGTCGCGATCACCTTCAACCCCGAAGAGGTCGCCGACAACATGAAGAAGTACGGCGGCTTCATCCCGGGCATCCGTGCCGGACGCCCCACCGCCGAGTACCTCGACTACGTCCTGACCCGGGTGACGTTGCCCGGTTCGCTCTACCTCGGTCTGATCGCACTCATCCCGCTGGGCGCCCTCGCGTTCTTCGGTGCGAACCAGAACTTCCCGTTCGGTGGCGCCAGCATCCTCATCATCGTGGGTGTCGGCCTCGAGACCGTGAAGCAGATCGACTCCCAGCTCCAGCAACGTCACTACGAAGGGCTTCTCCGTTGAGCGCACGTCTCATCATCGTCGGACCTCCCGGAGCCGGGAAGGGCACGCAGGCCGGCCGCATCGCCGAGGCCTTCGGCGTCCCGGCGATCTCGACGGGCGACATCTTCCGCAAGAACGTCGCCGAGGGCACCCCGCTCGGCATCGAGGCGAAGAAGCTGATGGACGCCGGTGAGTACGTGCCGGACGAGCTGACGAACGAACTCGTGAAGTCGCGGCTGGCCGAGTCGGACGCCGAGCACGGCTTCCTGCTCGACGGCTACCCCCGCACGCTGAACCAGGTCGCGTACCTCGACGCGCTGCTGACCGAGCAGGGCACCCAGCTCGACGCCGTCGTGCAGCTCGTCGCGGACCAGGACGAACTCGTCGGTCGGCTCCTCAAGCGCGCGGAGGACCAGGGCCGCAGCGACGACAACGAGGACACGATCCGTCGTCGGCAGGAGGTCTACGTCGAGCAGACCGCCCCGATCGTCGGCGCCTACGCCGAGCGTGGGCTCGTGCTCGACGTCGACGGCCTCGGTGGCATCGACGAGGTCGGCGACCGCATCCAGTCGGCGCTCGCGTCCCGCGGGCTCACCGCGGGCGTCTGACCCCGAAGTGGTCCGCTTCCGCAGGCCCTCCGTCTACAAGACGCCGGAGGAGCTCCGCGCCATGGTGCGCCCGGGGCTGCTCACGGCACAGGCGCTCGACGCGGTGCGCGCCGCGGTCCGCCCCGGCATCACGACCGGTGAACTCGACGCGATCGCGGAGCGGACCATCCGCGACGGTGGTGGCGTACCGAACTTCCAGCTCGTCCCCGGCTACCGGCACACCCTGTGCGTCTCCGTGAACGACGAGGTCGTCCACGGGATCCCGGGTGACCGGGTGGTGCAGCCCGGGGACATCGTGTCGGTGGACGCGGGTGCCGAGGTCGACGGGTGGAACGGCGACAGCGCCTTCACGATCGTCGTCCCCGGCGGCGACGCCGCGGTGTCCGAGGCGCGGCAGAAGCTCTGCGACACGACCGAACGGTCCTTGTGGCACGGGATCGCTGCGCTCGCCTCGGCGAAGCACCTCAACGAGGTCGGCGCCGCAGTCGAGGACGCCATCGAGGAGACCGGCGCCTGGGGCATCGTCGAGGACTACACAGGGCACGGCATCGGACGGTCCATGCACGAGGACCCACCCGTCTTCAACTACCGGGTGCGCGGCGCGGGTCCGGCGGTGAAGCCCGGCCTGGTCGTCGCGATCGAGCCGATGGTGACCGCGGGGACGATCGACAGCTCGACCGACGACGACGACTGGACGGTCCGGACGCTGGACGGGTCGGACGCCGCGCACTGGGAGCACAGCGTCGCGGTGCACGCCGACGGCATCTGGGTGACCACCGCCGCCGACGGCGGTGCTGCGGGCCTGGCCCCGCTGGGTGTGACGCCGGTCCCGATCCCGTAGGACGGGCCTCCAGGCGGTACCGCCCGTCATCGGGTCGCGACGGTGCCGCCCGGCAGCGGGTCGCGACGGTACCGGCTTGGAGGCGCGGCTCGTCCCCGCCCCGTCGGTTCAGTTGCCGACGGAGCAGGTCTGTTCGTCGGCGTTCTGTCCGGTGATCGAGGACGGCAGCGGCGTCGCGGTGGCCGTCGGCGTCGCCGACGACGCGGCCGCCGAGGACGACGTCCCGCCGGAGGAGGACGTCCCGCCGGAGGAGGACGTTGCGCCGGAGGAGGACGTTCCGCCGGAGGACGACGACGTCCCCGCGCTCGTCGACTCCTCGGACGCGCGTCCGGTGGTCGAGTCGGAGAGCGACGTCCGCTGGTCGGTCTGCAGCGCGACGTTGAGGACGTGTGCTGCTTCCTGCGACACGATCACCCGAGCGGTGTCCGCGGGGTCATCCACGACCGGGTACTGCACGAAGAGCATGTTCGACGTGCTCATGCCCCGGAGGGTGGTGGCGAGGCCGACGAGGCTACGGGCCTTCGCGAGGCCGTCGGAGAGCGTCATGTTCTGCAGGGCTGCCGTCGCGAGGCGGTAGAGCGTGACCGGGTCGGACAGGGTGTCGCCCGAGGTGATCTTCCGGAGCAGCGCCGAGAGGAACACCTGCTGCGAGCTGATGCGGGCGAGGTCGCTGCCGTCCCCGACGCCGTGGCGGGTGCGGAGGAACGCGAGCGCGTCGGAGCCCTGGAGCGTGTGCTCGCCGGCCGTGAGGTGGAGTCCGGTGTAGGTGTCGTTGATCGGCTGGGCCACGCAGACGTCGACGCCGCCGAGCGCGTTGGACATCGAGATGACGCCGTCGAAGGTGATGAGTCCGGCGTAGGGGATGCGGAGTCCGGTGAGGTTCTCGACAGTGTCGACGACGCAGGAGACCCCGCCGTTGCCGAGTGCGGTGTTGAACTGCGCCGAGGTCGACGCCGGGTACGTCGTCCCGGTGGCGGGGTTGCTGCACGCCGGGATCGGCACCATGAGGTCGCGCGGGAAGCTCACGGCGGTCAACTGCTGGTGGTCCTGCGAGATGTGCACGAGGATCGTGACGTCGTTCCGGGCGCCCTGCACGTCCTCGTCGGAGTCGAACTGGCCGATGCGGGTGTCGCTGCCGATGAGGAGGATGTTCGCGCCACCGGGCATCGCGGTGATGTCGGCGGTGTCCGCGACCTGCTGGTCGTCCTTGCTGAGCGCGACGGTCTTCGGCTTCGTCGCGAGTGTCCCACCGGCGATCGCGGCCACGCTGGTGCCGCTGACGAGGGCGACCGCCAGGACGGACGCGACGATCCCGAGGGCCGACGCCCAGGCGCGACGACGGGGCAGGCGTCCGTGGCGGGCCAGGGGGCCGCGGGTCTTCGGCACGGTTCTCTCCGTTCGGTGGGCTGCCGTGACACGGTACGGCCGGTGCACTCGAGACGGCCCAGAACGGGCCAGGCAACCACTGTGGAACGTTCAGGGTCCCGCCGGGAAGCCCCAGGTCGAGGGGCCGGAGCCGTCCGCACTTGGCAATCGGGCGTCTGGCAAGTAGGATCGATGTTTGGTGTGTCATGCCCTCCGGGCGTGGCGCCCGACCCGCAGACCGGCTCGGGGATCACACCGGTAATCCAACCAAGCGACAGTGAGGCTATGGCCAAGAAAGACGGCGTCATCGAGATCGAGGGCTCGGTGCTCGAAGCTCTGCCCAACGCGATGTTCCGCGTTGAGCTGACCAACGGACACAAGGTCCTCGCGCACATCTCCGGGAAGATGCGCCAGCACTACATCCGCATCCTCCCCGAGGACCGCGTGATCGTGGAGCTGAGCCCGTACGACCTGACCCGCGGCCGGATCGTCTACCGCTACAAGTGATCCGCGAGCTGGAAAGGAACGGCCCGGCGAACCCGCCGAGCACGAAGCCAGCGAGCACGAGGAACCAACCATGAAGGTCAACCCCAGCGTCAAGCCCATCTGCGAGCACTGCCGAGTGATCCGCCGGAAGGGCCGCGTCATGGTGATCTGCAAGAGCAACCCGCGCCACAAGCAGCGCCAGGGCTGAGCTCCCAGCAGGACCCACAACTCAACACCGAACACGCAGTACCAGAACCCGCGGCTCCGGCAGCGGGGGACACCTCGGGGCGGAGGCCCGGGCACCGGTACTGCGCCACACCTCCACCAACCACAGGAGCAGCCAGCACATGGCACGTCTAGCAGGCGTCGACATCCCGCGCGAGAAGCGCGTGGAGATCGCACTCACGTACATCTACGGCGTCGGCCGTACCCGGTCCGTCCAGGCCCTGGCCGAGACCGGCATCTCCGGCGACATCCGCGTCAAGGACCTCACCGACGACCAGCTCGTCGCCCTCCGCGACTACATCGAGGGCAACTTCAAGGTGGAGGGTGACCTCCGCCGCGAGGTCGCCGCCGACATCCGCCGCAAGGTCGAGATCGGTAGCTACGAGGGTCTCCGCCACCGTCGTGGTCTCCCGGTGCGCGGTCAGCGCACCAAGACCAACGCGCGTACCCGCAAGGGACCGAAGCGCACCGTGGCAGGCAAGAAGAAGGCCCGATAGGAGATCATCATGGCTACCCCCAAGACTGCCGCGCGCAAGCCGCGTCGCAAGGAGAAGAAGAACGTCGCCGTGGGCCAGGCCCACATCAAGAGCACGTTCAACAACACGATCGTCAGCATCACCGACCCGTCGGGTGCCGTCCTCAGCTGGGCGTCCTCGGGTGCCGTCGGCTTCAAGGGTTCGCGCAAGTCGACGCCGTTCGCGGCGCAGCTCGCCGCCGAGTCCGCCGCGCGTCAGGCGCAGGAGCACGGCGTCAAGAAGGTCGACGTCTTCGTGAAGGGTCCGGGTTCGGGCCGCGAGACCGCGATCCGTTCCCTCCAGGCCGCCGGCCTCGAGGTCGGTTCGATCAACGACGTCACGCCGCAGGCGCACAACGGGTGCCGCCCGCCCAAGCGTCGCCGCGTCTGACGCGAGGAGCAACCGGCCGTTCCCCGCTCGTTCCCTGACCGGGGCGAGCGGGGCCGGCCATTCCTGGTCGTTCGATCGCGCACGACGAGCCGTTCGCGGCCGTCGGTGCGCGTGATCACAACTCAACAGACCCGTCGGGGCCCGGTCGGCCCCGTCGTACCGCCGAGTGTCATATAGCGGACACTCCGCCGAAAGGAATCCCACAGTGCTCATTGCACAGCGCCCCACCCTGACCGAGGAGTCGATCTCCGAGCACCGCTCGCGCTTCGTCATCGAGCCGCTCGAGCCGGGCTTCGGTTACACCCTCGGCAACTCGCTGCGCCGCACGCTCCTCTCCTCGATCCCCGGCGCGGCCGTCACCAGCATCCGCATCGACGGCGTCCTCCACGAGTTCAGCACCGTTCCCGGTGTCAAGGAAGACGTCACCGAGATCATCCTCAACATCAAGAGCCTCGTCGTCTCCAGCGAGCACGACGAGCCGATCACCGCGTACCTGCGCAAGCAGGGTGCCGGTCAGGTCACCGCGGCGGACATCTCCGCCCCGGCCGGCGTCGAGATCCACAACCCGGACCTCGTCATCGCGACCCTGAACGACACCGCGCGGTTCGAGCTCGAGCTCACGATCGAGCGTGGCCGTGGCTACGTGTCGGCGACGCAGAACCGCTCGGAGTTCTCCGAGGCCGGTCAGATTCCGATCGACTCGATCTACTCGCCGGTCCTCAAGGTCACCTACCGCGTCGAGGCGACGCGTGCCGGTGAGCGCACGGACTTCGACCGCCTGGTCGTCGACGTCGAGACGAAGCCGGCGATCTCGCCGCGCGACGCCATCGCCTCGGCGGGCCGCACGCTGGTCGAGCTGTTCGGTCTCGCCCGCGAGCTGAACACGGCGGCCGAGGGCATCGAGATCGGCCCCGCGCCGGTCGACGCGGTGCTCTCGAACGAGCTGCAGACCCCCATCGAGGACCTCGACCTGTCGGTCCGCAGCTACAACTGCCTCAAGCGGGAGGGCATCAACACGGTGTCCGAGCTCGTCGCCCTCTCGGAGACGCAGCTCATGAACATCCGCAACTTCGGTCAGAAGTCGGTGGACGAGGTCAAGGACAAGCTCACCGAGCTCGGCCTGTCCCTCAAGGACACCGTCCCCGGATTCGACGGCGCCCACTTCTACAGCGGGTACGACGAGGACGAGTCCAACAACTGACCTCGCGCGCGAGCGCACGCGTGCTGAGTCAGCGCGCACCACCATCACCACTGGAGAACTGACATGCCGAAGCCCACCAAGGGCCCCCGCCTCGGTGGCGGTCCCGCCCACGAGCGCCTGCTCCTGAGCAACCTCGCCAACGCCCTCTTCACGCACGGCCGCATCACCACGACCGAGACGAAGGCCAAGCGCCTCCGCCCGGTCGCCGAGCGGCTCATCACGTTCGCGAAGCGCGGCGACCTGCACGCCCGTCGTCGTGTGATCAGCATCCTGCGCGACAAGTCCGTCGTGCACACGCTGTTCACCGAGATCGCCCCGCAGGTCGAGGACCGTCAGGGCGGCTACACCCGCATCACGAAGCTCGGTTTCCGCAAGGGCGACAACGCTCCCCTCGCGTCGATCGAGCTCGTCCTCGAGCCGGTGTCGGGCAAGCCCGCCCCGGTGAAGCGCGACGCGGCTCCGGCCGCCGCCGCCCCGGTCGAGGAGCCGGCCGCTGACGAGGCCCCGGTCGACGAGACCGAGACCACCGAGGAGTCCGCGCCGGTCGAGGCCGAGACCGAGACCGAGGCTGCCGCCGAGGTCGAGGACGACGCTGCCGCCAAGGCGGACGACACGAAGGCCGACGACGCCAAGTAGTCACCAGCACCATACGAGAAAGCCCCCGCGACGCACGTCGCGGGGGCTTCCTCGTGTCCGGTGCCGGGAAGCGGGTCGGGACGCGACCGCGCGTCGGACGGGAGGCACGGTGCCGGCCCGCCACGCGCCTCCCGGCCCTCCCCGCGCAGCACGGACCGGACGGCCACGGCTCACAGGCGCACCCACGTAACCTCGCCGACGCCATGGCACGAGCAGAACGCATCACGGGAGCCGGACGCCGCATCTGGCGGTGGAGCCGCGACTCCGGCACCCAGCCGCGCCTGCTGCTCGCCGCGAAGGCGGCTCTGGCCGCGACCATCGCGTGGGTCCTCGCCAAGTACGCCCCGGGCGTCGCGGCCGAGTACCCGTACTACGCGCCCCTCGGCGCGATCGTCGCCATGCGGACGACCGTGTTCGCCGGCATCCGTTCGGGCGTGCAGACGCTCGTGGGCATCACCCTCGGGATCGTCATCGCCTGGGTGACCATGCTCGTCGGCGACCCCGGCGTGATCGCGGTCGCCCTCGCGGTCGGCATCGGTGTCCTCGTGAGCGGGTTCCGGATCCTCGGTGAGGGGTACTCCTGGGTGCCGATGGCCGCGCTCTTCGTGCTGCTCGTCGGCGGCGGCAACGCGGAGGGCTACTCGTTCGCGTACATCGTGCAGATGGCCATCGGGATCGCGATCGGCCTCGCCGTGAACTTCGCCGTGTTCCCGCCGCTGCACTTCTGGGACGCGGAGCGCCGCATCGACCAGGTGAACGCGGTGCTCGCGCAGCAGCTCGACGACCTGGCGGACGTGCTCGTGGACGGTGAGCCCGACACCGCCGCGTGGGACCGGCAGCAGGAGCGGCTCGACAAGGCCATCGCGGACGTGCGGGACCGGGTCGCCACCGCACAGGAGAGCCGGCGGATGAACCCGCGTGGTGCGCTCCGTGGTTCCCGAGCGCGCCTGCAGTCGGACGGTGCCCGGTTCCGTGCGGTCGAACGTGCTGCCTGGTACACGACGGACCTCACCGAGCTCGTCGCGCGCTCCGGCCCTGTGGCCGACAACGTCGGACGGCCGGACCCCGCCTTCGCCGAGCCGTTCGCGGCCGCACTAAGGCAGGTGGCGTGCGTGGTCCGGGGCGACTGCCCGGCGGAGGAGGGGGACGAAGCCCTCGCGACGCTCGAGGCGGCGCTCGACGCGAGTCGGTCGAACCCGTCCCAGGTCACCGTGACGGCGAGTGCGATCGTGGCGCTGCGGGGTGTCATCGAGTCCGAGAAGCGGGCGACGGAGGACATCGACACCGACACCGGGCCGTTCGGGAAGAAGCAGACCGGACGGTGAGCGGGCCAGCGGTCCTCGACGAAGATAACACGTAGGTTATAGAGTGCGTGCATGCACGCCTTCGACGTCCTCGGTGACCCGGTTCGACGACGTCTGACCGAGCTCCTGGCCACTGGCGATCGCCCCGCGGGCGAGTTGGTCGACGTCATCGCATCGGAGTTCGGGATCTCGCAGCCGGCGGTCTCGCGGCACCTGCGGGTCTTGCGCGAGGCGGGTTTCGCATCGTCGGAGGCACACGGGACTGCCCGCATCTACCGCCTCGAGCCCCGCGTGGTGGCCGAGCTCGACGGAGCCGTCGAACGCTACCGCGCGCTCTGGCGACAACGACTCGATGCGCTGGGCACCGAGATCGCCAGGGGGCAGCGCGAGGCTCGACCGGCGGCAGATGAGCCCGATCACACGACCAGAAGACCCGCACGACACGACGAGGAGTCCTGACATGCGCACCACCGACGGCACCGCAGAACCGCTCTCCGAGGGCGGGTACCTCATCCGCTTCGCCCAGACCTACCCGACCACCCCGGAAGACCTCTGGCACGCGGTGACCGACCGCGAGCGACTCTCCCGGTGGATGGCCCCGTACGAGGGCGACCTGCGACTCGGCGGGCACTGGACCGCCCGTTACGACGACGGGAGCGTGTTCACCGTCGGGCAGGTCACAGCGTGCGACCCGCCCCGGAGCTTCACGACCACCTGGCACGCCGTCGAGGAGCAGCAGACCACGATCACGGTCACGGTCGAGCCGACGGAGCACGGTGCGTCGCTCCGGCTCGAGCACCAGGGTGTCGGCAGCATCGACTACCTCGCCGGGTGGCACACGTACCTCGAGCTGCTCGAGCTCGACCTGGACGGCGACACGGCCGCAGCCGCGACGTTCGACTGGGATGCCCGGTACCGGGAGCTCCGGACGCGGTACCGGGAGAACGGCGCGGGAGGCGTGACGCCCGAGCGTCCGTAGACTCGGGTCGTGACCGCGCGTCCCCGTCTCGCCGTCCTCGGACCCGTGCTGGTCGAGGGGACGACTGGGACGCCCACCGCCGTCACCGGCGCGCTCGCGCGGTCGTTCCTCACCGCGCTGGTCCTGGCGCCCGGGCTCGGCGTGTCGACCGACTCGCTCATCGACGGCCTCTGGCCCGGCGAGCAGCCCCGTGCGGCACGGGCGGCGCTCCAGACCATGGTGTCGCGCCTGCGCCGGACGACCGCCGACGGGCTCGTCCGCTCCACCACGACGGGATACGCCCTCGGGTGCGACGCGGACGACGTCGACCTGCTCCGGGCGGAGCGCGCGGCGTCGTCGACCGACGTCGGTGCCGTGGAAGGCGCACTCGTGCTCTGGCGGGGTGCTCCCGGCGAGGACGTCGACGGTGACCTCGGCGACGCGCTCGCCGCCCGGGCCGCCACCGCACGCGGCGCCCTGCGTCGAACGCTCGGAGCAGTCCTGCTCGAGGCCGGACGAGCGGACGAGGCGGTCGCGGTCTGGCGGTCCGCCGCCGAGGCGGACCCCTTCGACGAGGTCACGGTCGCGGGCACGATGCGTGCGCTCGACGCTGCCGGCCGACCGGCCGAGGCGCTCGCCGTGTTCGCCGCGCACCGTGACCGGCTGGTCGACGAACTCGGTGCCGACCCCTCCGGCGACCTCGTCCGACTGAACGCGGACCTCCTGCGCCGGTCGGCAGACCAGGTGGGGCGGGCGCGACACATCGGCCTGCGGGCTGCGCCGAACCGGTTGGTCGGACGGGAGGCCGACCTCGCCGCCGTCACGGACCTCCTGTCCCGGGAGCGGTTGGTCACGGTCCTCGGTGCGGGTGGGCTCGGGAAGACCCGCCTCGCCCAGGCGGTCGCGGCGGCGCTGCCGGACGACGTCGGCGTCGTCGTGGTGGAGCTCGCGTCCGTCGCGGCGCCCGAGGACGTCCTCCCCGCGCTCGGTGCGGTGCTCGGGATCGTGGAGGTCAGATCGGCCCGGACGCTGCGCGACGCCGTGGTGAGCGACCTGTCGGCCAGGGTCGTCAGATCGCTGTCGGACGGGCC
This is a stretch of genomic DNA from Curtobacterium sp. 458. It encodes these proteins:
- a CDS encoding adenylate kinase, which codes for MSARLIIVGPPGAGKGTQAGRIAEAFGVPAISTGDIFRKNVAEGTPLGIEAKKLMDAGEYVPDELTNELVKSRLAESDAEHGFLLDGYPRTLNQVAYLDALLTEQGTQLDAVVQLVADQDELVGRLLKRAEDQGRSDDNEDTIRRRQEVYVEQTAPIVGAYAERGLVLDVDGLGGIDEVGDRIQSALASRGLTAGV
- a CDS encoding metalloregulator ArsR/SmtB family transcription factor translates to MHAFDVLGDPVRRRLTELLATGDRPAGELVDVIASEFGISQPAVSRHLRVLREAGFASSEAHGTARIYRLEPRVVAELDGAVERYRALWRQRLDALGTEIARGQREARPAADEPDHTTRRPARHDEES
- the secY gene encoding preprotein translocase subunit SecY, yielding MFRAVARIMRTPDLRKKIGFTLAIIALFRLGSYIPAPFVDYASVQSCLASASSQQGLYDLINLFSGGALLKLSVFALGIMPYITSSIIVQLLRVVIPHFDALYKEGQSGQAKLTQYTRYLTIALGVLQSTTLITVARSGALFGTNASASCSSIISNDSWYAIMLMVITLTAGTGLIMWMGELVTERGIGNGMSLLIFTSIAAQFPSALWAIEQSNGFELFLFVILVGLVIMMAVVFVEQSQRRIPVQYAKRMVGRRTFGGNNTYIPIKVNMAGVVPVIFASSLLYLPALVAQFNQPSDGSAPAAWVTWIQSNLTSGDNWFYMVLYFLLIVGFTYFYVAITFNPEEVADNMKKYGGFIPGIRAGRPTAEYLDYVLTRVTLPGSLYLGLIALIPLGALAFFGANQNFPFGGASILIIVGVGLETVKQIDSQLQQRHYEGLLR
- the rpsK gene encoding 30S ribosomal protein S11 — protein: MATPKTAARKPRRKEKKNVAVGQAHIKSTFNNTIVSITDPSGAVLSWASSGAVGFKGSRKSTPFAAQLAAESAARQAQEHGVKKVDVFVKGPGSGRETAIRSLQAAGLEVGSINDVTPQAHNGCRPPKRRRV
- a CDS encoding SRPBCC domain-containing protein: MRTTDGTAEPLSEGGYLIRFAQTYPTTPEDLWHAVTDRERLSRWMAPYEGDLRLGGHWTARYDDGSVFTVGQVTACDPPRSFTTTWHAVEEQQTTITVTVEPTEHGASLRLEHQGVGSIDYLAGWHTYLELLELDLDGDTAAAATFDWDARYRELRTRYRENGAGGVTPERP
- a CDS encoding DNA-directed RNA polymerase subunit alpha, which codes for MLIAQRPTLTEESISEHRSRFVIEPLEPGFGYTLGNSLRRTLLSSIPGAAVTSIRIDGVLHEFSTVPGVKEDVTEIILNIKSLVVSSEHDEPITAYLRKQGAGQVTAADISAPAGVEIHNPDLVIATLNDTARFELELTIERGRGYVSATQNRSEFSEAGQIPIDSIYSPVLKVTYRVEATRAGERTDFDRLVVDVETKPAISPRDAIASAGRTLVELFGLARELNTAAEGIEIGPAPVDAVLSNELQTPIEDLDLSVRSYNCLKREGINTVSELVALSETQLMNIRNFGQKSVDEVKDKLTELGLSLKDTVPGFDGAHFYSGYDEDESNN
- the rpmJ gene encoding 50S ribosomal protein L36, which gives rise to MKVNPSVKPICEHCRVIRRKGRVMVICKSNPRHKQRQG
- the rplQ gene encoding 50S ribosomal protein L17, with translation MPKPTKGPRLGGGPAHERLLLSNLANALFTHGRITTTETKAKRLRPVAERLITFAKRGDLHARRRVISILRDKSVVHTLFTEIAPQVEDRQGGYTRITKLGFRKGDNAPLASIELVLEPVSGKPAPVKRDAAPAAAAPVEEPAADEAPVDETETTEESAPVEAETETEAAAEVEDDAAAKADDTKADDAK
- the infA gene encoding translation initiation factor IF-1, translated to MAKKDGVIEIEGSVLEALPNAMFRVELTNGHKVLAHISGKMRQHYIRILPEDRVIVELSPYDLTRGRIVYRYK
- the rpsM gene encoding 30S ribosomal protein S13: MARLAGVDIPREKRVEIALTYIYGVGRTRSVQALAETGISGDIRVKDLTDDQLVALRDYIEGNFKVEGDLRREVAADIRRKVEIGSYEGLRHRRGLPVRGQRTKTNARTRKGPKRTVAGKKKAR
- a CDS encoding LCP family protein; translation: MPKTRGPLARHGRLPRRRAWASALGIVASVLAVALVSGTSVAAIAGGTLATKPKTVALSKDDQQVADTADITAMPGGANILLIGSDTRIGQFDSDEDVQGARNDVTILVHISQDHQQLTAVSFPRDLMVPIPACSNPATGTTYPASTSAQFNTALGNGGVSCVVDTVENLTGLRIPYAGLITFDGVISMSNALGGVDVCVAQPINDTYTGLHLTAGEHTLQGSDALAFLRTRHGVGDGSDLARISSQQVFLSALLRKITSGDTLSDPVTLYRLATAALQNMTLSDGLAKARSLVGLATTLRGMSTSNMLFVQYPVVDDPADTARVIVSQEAAHVLNVALQTDQRTSLSDSTTGRASEESTSAGTSSSSGGTSSSGATSSSGGTSSSGGTSSSAAASSATPTATATPLPSSITGQNADEQTCSVGN
- the map gene encoding type I methionyl aminopeptidase — protein: MVRFRRPSVYKTPEELRAMVRPGLLTAQALDAVRAAVRPGITTGELDAIAERTIRDGGGVPNFQLVPGYRHTLCVSVNDEVVHGIPGDRVVQPGDIVSVDAGAEVDGWNGDSAFTIVVPGGDAAVSEARQKLCDTTERSLWHGIAALASAKHLNEVGAAVEDAIEETGAWGIVEDYTGHGIGRSMHEDPPVFNYRVRGAGPAVKPGLVVAIEPMVTAGTIDSSTDDDDWTVRTLDGSDAAHWEHSVAVHADGIWVTTAADGGAAGLAPLGVTPVPIP